The Iamia majanohamensis genome window below encodes:
- a CDS encoding glycosyltransferase produces the protein MTGAWRVAVTIPARDEADRIAACLRSVQTAISTAGLHDAVVVVVADHCTDATAATARELLGPRGVVVECRHRSVGRARAVAAAAALRRTAPAPLHRTWLATTDADTTVDPDWLVRQLACAAEGAAAVAGVVRVDDLDDLAPVVGRRWRAAYRTTGRSHPHVHGANLGVRADAYVAVGGWPDTDTAEDHGLWDRLRRAGWPTAASVDVRVTTSGRRVGRAPAGFAAHLRSLEGTA, from the coding sequence GTGACCGGCGCCTGGCGGGTCGCGGTCACCATCCCCGCCCGCGACGAGGCCGACCGCATCGCGGCCTGCCTCCGGTCGGTCCAGACCGCGATCTCCACCGCCGGCCTCCACGACGCCGTGGTGGTGGTGGTGGCGGACCACTGCACCGACGCCACCGCGGCCACCGCGCGCGAGCTGCTCGGGCCGCGCGGCGTGGTGGTGGAGTGCCGCCACCGGTCGGTGGGCCGGGCCCGGGCGGTGGCCGCGGCCGCCGCCCTCCGGCGCACGGCGCCGGCCCCGCTGCACCGGACCTGGCTGGCCACCACCGACGCCGACACCACCGTGGACCCGGACTGGCTGGTGCGCCAGCTGGCCTGCGCGGCCGAGGGGGCGGCGGCCGTGGCCGGGGTGGTCCGGGTCGACGACCTCGACGACCTGGCCCCCGTCGTCGGTCGGCGCTGGCGGGCCGCGTACCGCACGACGGGGCGCTCCCACCCCCACGTCCACGGGGCCAACCTCGGCGTCCGGGCCGATGCCTACGTGGCCGTCGGCGGCTGGCCCGACACCGACACCGCCGAGGACCACGGGCTCTGGGACCGCCTCCGCCGGGCCGGCTGGCCCACGGCCGCGTCGGTCGACGTCCGGGTGACCACCAGCGGCCGCCGGGTGGGGCGGGCACCGGCCGGCTTCGCCGCCCACCTGCGGTCGCTCGAGGGCACGGCGTGA
- a CDS encoding SAM-dependent methyltransferase codes for MSPPRETPAGVLHPCSPTAFEERYRADPDPWDFAGSPAEQARYDDLLDVLGPGPFASAYEPGCSIGVLTGRLAHRCDRLRAVDVSPTAIAQARERCGDRPGLTLAVASVADDRTGDHDLVVASEVGYYFAGDELAAVVDRLVGALLPGGTLLACHWTGHSEDHAVHGAEVHAALGRHPALDPTAHRDGPTYLIDRWRRR; via the coding sequence ATGAGCCCGCCCCGTGAGACCCCCGCCGGCGTGCTCCACCCCTGCTCGCCGACCGCCTTCGAGGAGCGGTACCGGGCCGACCCCGACCCGTGGGACTTCGCCGGCTCGCCGGCCGAGCAGGCCCGCTACGACGACCTCCTCGACGTCCTGGGGCCGGGTCCCTTCGCCTCGGCCTACGAGCCGGGGTGCTCCATCGGCGTGCTCACCGGCCGGCTGGCCCACCGCTGCGACCGGCTGCGGGCCGTGGACGTGTCGCCGACCGCGATCGCCCAGGCCCGGGAGCGCTGCGGCGACCGTCCGGGCCTGACCCTGGCGGTGGCCTCGGTGGCCGACGACCGGACCGGCGACCACGACCTGGTCGTGGCCTCGGAGGTCGGCTACTACTTCGCCGGCGACGAGCTGGCCGCGGTGGTCGACCGCCTGGTCGGCGCCCTCCTCCCCGGCGGGACGCTCCTCGCCTGCCACTGGACGGGGCACAGCGAGGACCACGCCGTGCACGGGGCGGAGGTGCACGCCGCCCTCGGCCGCCACCCCGCCCTCGACCCCACCGCCCACCGCGACGGGCCCACCTACCTCATCGACCGCTGGCGCCGCCGGTGA